A part of Prevotella melaninogenica genomic DNA contains:
- a CDS encoding murein L,D-transpeptidase catalytic domain-containing protein: MKPYSFGSELKEVRETCHKKGFSEDYCILVDFSRPSGEDRMVIIDLNTSSVLDTGPCAHGRGKGNSAWKPNFSNKKGSRCSSLGHFKIAEKSYSATVGLRFALDGLDPTNDNARRRNILIHSSKYVGIMHHITSYLPLTDASWGCFTTSSAMLKKIEDICDKSKNPILLYAYK, encoded by the coding sequence ATGAAGCCCTATTCATTCGGTAGCGAGCTCAAAGAGGTCAGGGAGACCTGCCACAAAAAGGGATTTAGCGAAGACTATTGTATCCTCGTAGACTTCTCACGCCCATCGGGTGAGGACCGAATGGTCATCATCGACCTGAACACGTCATCCGTGCTTGACACTGGTCCCTGCGCACACGGCAGAGGAAAGGGAAACAGTGCGTGGAAACCAAATTTCTCAAACAAAAAGGGGAGCAGATGCTCGAGCCTCGGACATTTCAAGATTGCAGAGAAAAGCTATTCTGCTACCGTCGGACTGCGTTTCGCCCTTGACGGCTTAGACCCCACTAACGACAATGCTCGGCGGAGGAACATTCTTATCCATAGTTCCAAATATGTGGGTATAATGCACCACATCACCTCCTATCTTCCTCTCACCGATGCTTCGTGGGGATGCTTCACCACAAGCTCTGCTATGCTCAAGAAAATCGAAGACATCTGTGACAAGAGCAAGAACCCCATCCTGCTTTATGCTTATAAATAA
- a CDS encoding ABC-F family ATP-binding cassette domain-containing protein: MISIDGLTVEFGVKPLFKDVSFVINERDRIALVGKNGAGKSTMLKILCGMQKPTSGVVSVPNDTTIGYLSQVMKLSDDTTVKEETRKAFADKTKIEEKLKKMEQEMAERTDYESEGYAELVERFTTEHERYMMMGGENYEAEIERTLTGLGFSRDDFDRPTREFSGGWRMRIELAKILLRKPDVLLLDEPTNHLDIESIQWLEQFLSQSAKAVVLVSHDRAFVNNVTNRTLEITCGHVEDYRVKYDEYLVLRKERREQQLRAYENQQKEIADTKAFIERFRYQATKAVQVQQRIRQLEKIVPIEVDEIDNSAMRLKFPPCLRSGDYPVIAEGLGKTYPSRLHSDGPGQTVFEGVDLIIKRGEKVAFVGKNGEGKSTFVKCIMGEIPFDGTLKIGHNVQIGYFAQNQAQLLDENLTIYETIDRVATGDMRLRINDLLGAFMFGGETSEKYVKVLSGGERSRLAMIKLLLEPVNLLILDEPTNHLDIASKEVLKEAIKAFDGTAIIVSHDREFLDGLVSKVYEFGGGKVKEHLGGIYDWLRSPLQLPQKGESAENLSLTSSKSSNSRKAAMESSDSRNASPLLSEGSGEASGGTLSYAERKEQQKKIRKAQRAVDESEAKIAKLEARKSELDELLMAPENASNMELVTEYTNLQRELDEENDRWLVRSEELETLNLEL; this comes from the coding sequence ATGATATCAATAGACGGACTGACGGTGGAATTTGGCGTAAAGCCATTGTTTAAGGATGTTTCATTCGTCATCAATGAACGAGATAGAATAGCACTTGTGGGGAAGAATGGAGCAGGGAAGTCAACGATGCTGAAGATTCTCTGCGGAATGCAGAAGCCTACGAGCGGCGTTGTTTCTGTACCGAATGACACGACAATAGGTTACCTGTCACAGGTGATGAAACTTTCTGACGATACGACCGTGAAGGAGGAGACGCGTAAGGCTTTCGCTGACAAGACGAAGATTGAGGAGAAACTCAAGAAGATGGAACAGGAGATGGCTGAGCGAACTGACTATGAGAGTGAGGGATACGCTGAGTTAGTGGAACGCTTCACCACTGAACACGAACGATATATGATGATGGGAGGCGAGAATTATGAGGCCGAGATTGAGCGTACGCTGACGGGTCTTGGTTTCAGTCGTGATGACTTTGATCGCCCTACACGTGAGTTCTCTGGCGGATGGCGTATGCGTATTGAATTGGCAAAGATTCTTCTTCGGAAGCCCGATGTGCTCTTGCTTGATGAGCCAACGAACCACCTTGATATTGAGTCAATTCAATGGCTTGAGCAATTCCTCTCACAGAGTGCCAAGGCTGTCGTGCTTGTGAGCCACGACCGTGCGTTTGTCAATAACGTGACGAATCGAACGTTGGAGATTACCTGTGGACACGTAGAGGATTATCGTGTGAAGTATGATGAGTATTTGGTTCTTCGGAAAGAACGTCGTGAACAACAGCTCCGTGCGTATGAAAATCAACAGAAAGAGATTGCTGACACAAAGGCTTTCATTGAGCGTTTCCGTTATCAAGCCACCAAAGCCGTACAAGTACAACAACGTATCCGACAATTGGAGAAGATTGTACCGATAGAGGTTGATGAGATTGACAATTCAGCTATGCGTCTGAAGTTCCCTCCCTGTTTGCGAAGTGGAGATTACCCAGTTATTGCAGAGGGATTGGGCAAGACTTATCCAAGCAGATTGCATAGTGATGGACCTGGACAGACGGTGTTTGAGGGTGTCGACTTGATTATCAAACGTGGTGAGAAGGTGGCTTTTGTCGGTAAGAATGGTGAAGGTAAGTCAACCTTCGTGAAGTGTATCATGGGCGAGATTCCCTTTGATGGTACGCTAAAGATAGGTCATAATGTTCAGATAGGTTACTTTGCACAGAACCAAGCACAGCTACTCGATGAGAATCTTACTATCTACGAGACCATCGACAGGGTGGCCACAGGAGATATGCGTTTGAGAATTAATGACCTACTCGGTGCTTTCATGTTCGGTGGAGAGACATCGGAGAAGTATGTTAAGGTGCTTTCAGGTGGGGAGCGTTCACGTTTGGCTATGATTAAACTCTTACTTGAACCTGTCAACCTTCTTATTCTCGATGAGCCAACCAACCATCTTGACATCGCTTCAAAAGAGGTGTTGAAGGAAGCTATCAAAGCCTTTGATGGTACGGCTATCATCGTGAGCCACGACCGAGAGTTCTTAGATGGATTGGTAAGCAAGGTATATGAATTCGGTGGTGGTAAGGTAAAAGAGCATTTGGGTGGTATCTATGACTGGCTTAGAAGCCCCCTCCAGCTCCCCCAAAAGGGGGAGAGTGCAGAGAACCTCTCGCTGACATCATCTAAATCAAGTAATAGCAGAAAAGCAGCTATGGAGTCTTCTGATAGCAGAAATGCTTCTCCCCTCCTTTCGGAGGGGTCGGGGGAGGCTTCTGGGGGGACTTTATCTTACGCTGAACGCAAAGAACAACAAAAGAAGATTCGTAAGGCTCAACGTGCTGTGGACGAATCTGAAGCTAAGATAGCAAAGCTGGAGGCACGTAAGAGCGAACTCGATGAGCTTCTGATGGCTCCCGAGAATGCTTCGAATATGGAACTCGTGACAGAATATACCAACCTCCAGCGTGAACTTGATGAAGAGAACGACAGATGGCTCGTACGCTCGGAAGAGCTTGAAACTTTGAACTTGGAACTTTGA
- the rpmI gene encoding 50S ribosomal protein L35: MPKQKTNSGAKKRFTFTGTGKIKRHHAYHSHILTKKTKKQKRNLVHQTLVDGTNLKQVRDLLNLR; this comes from the coding sequence ATGCCAAAACAGAAGACAAATTCCGGCGCAAAGAAGAGATTCACGTTCACCGGTACTGGTAAGATTAAACGTCATCACGCTTACCACAGTCACATTCTGACTAAGAAGACAAAGAAACAGAAGAGAAACCTTGTTCACCAGACGCTCGTGGATGGTACAAACTTGAAGCAGGTACGCGACTTGCTCAATCTCCGTTAA
- a CDS encoding M3 family metallopeptidase yields the protein MKQNLKHVVLVAGLACTALTGQAQNARPKTMQTVSNALMKQSTLPFNAPDFSRIKGEDYLPAIKAGIAEQRAEIKKITDNKQKPTFANTILAYERSGKDLERISNIFYALVSADKTPEIEKAQGSIVPLMTEFENEIKFNQKFFQRIKYVYDHEYKTLKGEDKKLLEVVYKDFTHAGALLPKEKMARMQEINKELAKLQQEFGDMLPKAANEATVWVSDVKELAGLSETDIAQCKKDAESRGGKAPYCIVITNTTQQPILASLDNRALREKVYNASIHRTDGTGAYNTFPIIVKIARLRAEKAQLMGYKNYASYSLSKTMAKNTDNVYAFLHQMIEAYKPKSEAQTKAIEKYMNKQVNKLTSGQVDKLTAEQVNASNSSTGQPVNSFTPLQPYDRFYYSAKMKKDQYSFSDDDVKSYFNLDSVLVNGIFYAAHRVYGLNFRERKDIPTYHKDMKVFDVLDADGKQLALFYCDYFRRPTKRGGAWMSAFLKQSSDRNQKPLVFNVCNYAKAPEGQPTLLTWDETQTMFHEFGHALHGMLSNCKYNTLSGTAVSRDFVEMPSQFNESFASIPEVFNHYARHYKTNEPMPDALREKMLGSLNFLSAYSLGENLAATSLDMAWHCLSPSEIPSAEEAPAFEKKVLADMGLLNHQIPPRYSTSYFNHIWGGGYAAGYYSYLWSEVLAVNIADYFKAHGALTRKVGDDFRQKVLSRGNTRDLMTIFSDFTGLKAPDTKALLKARGM from the coding sequence ATGAAACAGAACCTAAAACATGTTGTGCTTGTTGCAGGACTTGCTTGCACTGCACTCACAGGTCAGGCACAAAACGCAAGACCTAAGACCATGCAAACGGTCAGTAACGCACTTATGAAACAGAGTACATTACCCTTTAATGCTCCTGACTTTAGTCGTATCAAAGGTGAGGACTACCTCCCTGCCATCAAGGCGGGCATCGCTGAGCAGAGAGCTGAGATAAAGAAGATTACGGACAATAAGCAGAAACCTACCTTCGCCAATACCATCCTGGCTTACGAGCGGAGTGGAAAGGACTTGGAACGTATCTCAAACATCTTCTATGCTTTGGTATCGGCTGACAAAACGCCTGAGATTGAGAAGGCACAGGGAAGTATCGTACCGCTGATGACGGAGTTTGAGAATGAAATAAAGTTCAACCAGAAGTTCTTCCAGCGCATCAAGTATGTTTACGACCATGAATATAAGACGCTCAAGGGTGAAGATAAAAAGCTCTTAGAGGTTGTTTATAAGGACTTTACGCATGCAGGCGCACTACTCCCCAAAGAGAAGATGGCACGCATGCAGGAAATCAACAAGGAGTTGGCAAAACTTCAGCAGGAGTTTGGAGATATGCTTCCTAAGGCTGCCAATGAGGCTACCGTATGGGTCAGCGACGTGAAGGAATTAGCAGGACTCAGCGAGACGGACATCGCTCAGTGTAAGAAGGATGCTGAAAGTCGTGGTGGTAAGGCTCCTTATTGTATTGTGATTACGAATACTACCCAACAACCTATCCTTGCAAGTCTTGACAATCGTGCCCTGCGTGAGAAAGTTTACAATGCTTCAATCCATCGTACGGATGGCACGGGTGCTTATAATACTTTCCCCATCATCGTGAAGATTGCTCGTCTGCGTGCAGAGAAGGCTCAGCTGATGGGATATAAGAACTATGCTTCTTACTCGCTCTCAAAGACAATGGCGAAGAATACGGACAATGTATATGCCTTCCTGCATCAGATGATTGAGGCTTATAAGCCAAAGTCTGAAGCGCAAACAAAGGCTATTGAGAAGTATATGAATAAACAAGTGAACAAGTTAACGAGTGGACAAGTAGACAAGTTAACGGCTGAACAAGTTAACGCAAGTAACTCGTCTACTGGTCAACCTGTCAACTCGTTCACTCCACTCCAGCCTTACGACCGCTTCTATTATTCAGCAAAGATGAAGAAAGATCAGTACAGCTTCTCGGATGATGATGTGAAATCTTATTTCAATCTTGACTCTGTGCTCGTGAATGGTATCTTCTATGCTGCTCACCGTGTCTATGGACTTAACTTCCGTGAGCGTAAGGATATCCCAACTTATCACAAGGATATGAAAGTGTTTGACGTGCTTGATGCTGATGGTAAACAGTTGGCACTCTTCTATTGCGATTACTTCCGTCGTCCAACAAAACGTGGTGGTGCGTGGATGAGTGCCTTTCTCAAGCAAAGCTCTGATCGCAATCAGAAACCATTGGTTTTCAACGTTTGTAACTATGCTAAGGCTCCAGAGGGTCAGCCAACACTTCTTACTTGGGATGAAACTCAGACAATGTTCCACGAGTTTGGACACGCCCTGCATGGGATGCTTTCAAATTGTAAGTATAACACGTTGAGTGGTACGGCCGTATCACGTGACTTCGTGGAGATGCCATCACAGTTTAATGAGTCGTTTGCAAGTATTCCAGAGGTGTTCAACCACTATGCGCGCCACTATAAGACCAATGAACCTATGCCTGATGCCCTACGTGAGAAGATGCTCGGTTCGCTCAACTTCCTTTCAGCTTACTCATTGGGCGAGAATCTTGCTGCTACAAGCTTAGACATGGCTTGGCACTGTCTTTCTCCTTCTGAAATTCCATCTGCTGAAGAAGCACCAGCCTTTGAGAAAAAAGTGTTGGCGGATATGGGCTTACTGAACCATCAGATCCCTCCACGTTACTCTACTTCTTACTTCAACCACATCTGGGGTGGGGGATATGCAGCTGGTTATTACAGCTACCTGTGGAGTGAGGTGTTAGCCGTGAATATTGCCGACTACTTCAAGGCGCATGGTGCACTGACACGTAAGGTGGGTGATGACTTCCGCCAGAAGGTTCTCTCACGTGGTAACACTCGTGACCTTATGACCATCTTCTCTGACTTCACTGGTCTCAAAGCTCCTGATACAAAGGCATTGCTGAAAGCGAGGGGGATGTAA
- a CDS encoding STM3941 family protein, whose protein sequence is MNQTKKILVYLGCIAFTALGIWLLTIENPTTTYPLWTIRVAGILSIIFFGGGGLFMAYKMIKLLINHKKEIEFTDRGISICGAEEILWNEIADFSLIRFKGNRLITIQMKDPEKVIANESSWIKRKTMEYNLKTINALYSFPAYMMAGRAEEALTLCRLNMVKHQKP, encoded by the coding sequence ATGAATCAGACAAAGAAAATCCTTGTTTACTTAGGTTGTATCGCGTTTACCGCCTTGGGCATATGGCTTCTTACCATAGAAAACCCCACCACAACTTATCCACTATGGACAATAAGAGTTGCTGGCATCCTCTCCATCATCTTCTTTGGTGGTGGCGGCTTGTTTATGGCTTATAAAATGATAAAGCTCCTCATAAACCATAAGAAAGAAATAGAATTTACCGATAGAGGTATCTCTATCTGCGGAGCTGAGGAAATATTATGGAACGAGATAGCCGACTTCTCCCTAATACGTTTTAAAGGAAACAGGTTGATAACCATTCAGATGAAAGACCCTGAAAAGGTTATCGCAAACGAATCTTCATGGATAAAACGCAAGACAATGGAGTATAACCTCAAGACTATCAACGCCCTTTACTCCTTTCCTGCCTATATGATGGCTGGACGAGCAGAAGAAGCACTTACGCTATGCAGACTGAACATGGTAAAACATCAAAAGCCATAG
- a CDS encoding Tex family protein translates to MNRQPPYSKENEHKNNSKHSANRALPLSGELEGASSASFISHSLSLPLQSVSAVLTLLDEGCTIPFISRYRKERTGNLDEVQITNISELNDRLKELGKRKETILKTIREQEKLTPELEAKILACMDSTELEDIYLPYKPKRRTRAQIAREQGLEPLALAIMGKASPNPSERRGAPIPPHISKELASLYLSFTSLRSVTLGSGESEGALGALDIIAEIVSENQQARNTVRTAYQRGAVITSKVIKKMKDTDEAQKFADYFDFSEPLRRCNSHRLLAMRRGENQGILRVSITIDSEECISRLTRQFVRGHGVCQTLVTQAVEDSFKRLINPSIENEFAALSKDRADEEAIKVFTENLRQLLLSAPLGQKRVLALDPGFANGCKIACLDEQGNLLHHEIIYPHPPRNQVRQATEALQRMINTYKIEAIAIGNGTASRESKEFVERITTETTTGPSPSPLPHREGSDYCHLPKGKQQFTDNTSPNFAKQTDNYHNPNSKPQSTGHTTPLPLGEGSGEGPVGSASSLFIFLVSEDGASIYSASPVAREEFPDEDVTTRGAVSIGRRLMDPLAELVKIDPKSIGVGQYQHDVDQSKLKHSLDQTVMSCVNLVGVNPNTASRHLLTYVSGLGPALAQNIIDYRREHGAFTSRAQLRKVKRLGDTAFQQCAGFLRIPNAKNPLDNSAVHPESYHIVEQMAKDLRCTIKELIGNKKLLAEIDVKRYFTPTSLTPLPPSPSERGSAGYSSLKSGNNSKPSSYESKNEAPSLKERVGGEATLHDILTELEKPGRDPRGEVEVFEFDKNVHTLNDLIVGMELSGIVTNITNFGVFVDIGVHQDGLVHISQLSDRFVTDPTQVVRLHQHVRVRVVEVDMRRKRIGLSMKNIKQ, encoded by the coding sequence ATGAATAGACAACCACCATACAGCAAAGAAAACGAGCATAAGAATAATAGCAAACACTCAGCAAATAGGGCTCTCCCCCTTTCGGGGGAGCTGGAGGGGGCTTCTAGTGCTTCCTTCATCTCCCACTCCCTTTCCCTTCCCCTCCAAAGCGTTTCTGCAGTTCTCACCTTACTCGATGAGGGCTGTACGATACCTTTTATTTCGCGTTATCGTAAGGAGCGAACGGGGAACCTTGACGAGGTGCAGATAACCAATATCAGCGAACTCAATGATCGTTTGAAAGAACTCGGCAAGCGTAAGGAAACCATCCTCAAGACTATCCGTGAGCAAGAGAAACTGACACCAGAATTAGAAGCGAAGATTCTCGCCTGTATGGATTCCACAGAGTTGGAAGACATCTACCTACCTTATAAACCCAAACGCCGCACACGTGCTCAGATTGCACGTGAACAGGGATTGGAACCATTGGCGTTGGCAATAATGGGAAAAGCCTCCCCCAACCCCTCCGAAAGGAGGGGAGCGCCTATCCCCCCACATATCAGCAAAGAACTTGCAAGCTTATATCTCTCCTTTACTTCCCTTCGGTCAGTGACCCTTGGTTCGGGGGAGTCGGAGGGAGCTTTAGGGGCTTTAGACATCATTGCCGAGATTGTTTCCGAGAACCAGCAAGCACGCAATACCGTCCGCACGGCTTACCAGCGTGGAGCCGTCATCACATCGAAGGTCATCAAGAAGATGAAGGATACCGACGAGGCGCAGAAGTTCGCTGATTACTTCGATTTCTCCGAACCTCTCCGACGATGCAATAGCCATCGACTTCTTGCCATGCGTCGTGGTGAGAACCAAGGTATCTTGCGCGTAAGCATCACGATTGATAGCGAGGAATGTATCTCACGTCTCACCCGTCAATTCGTGCGTGGACACGGAGTTTGTCAGACCCTCGTCACCCAAGCCGTTGAAGACTCCTTCAAACGTCTTATCAATCCGAGCATTGAAAACGAATTTGCCGCACTGAGCAAGGATCGTGCTGACGAAGAAGCCATCAAGGTTTTTACCGAGAACCTCCGCCAGCTTCTTCTCTCTGCGCCCCTCGGTCAGAAGCGTGTCCTCGCCCTCGACCCTGGCTTTGCCAATGGATGTAAGATAGCTTGTCTTGACGAACAAGGTAACCTTCTGCATCATGAGATTATCTATCCGCATCCTCCTCGCAATCAGGTAAGACAAGCCACCGAAGCCCTGCAGAGGATGATAAACACATATAAGATTGAGGCCATTGCCATTGGTAATGGTACGGCAAGCAGGGAGAGTAAGGAGTTTGTGGAAAGAATAACGACCGAAACTACAACTGGCCCCTCCCCCTCACCCCTCCCCCATAGGGAGGGGAGTGATTACTGTCACTTGCCTAAAGGAAAACAACAATTTACAGATAATACGTCTCCTAACTTTGCAAAGCAGACTGATAATTACCATAATCCGAATAGTAAACCACAATCAACAGGACATACTACTCCCCTCCCTTTGGGAGAGGGGTCGGGGGAGGGGCCAGTTGGGTCCGCTTCTTCCTTATTTATCTTCCTTGTCTCCGAAGACGGCGCATCTATCTATTCCGCCTCTCCAGTGGCACGTGAAGAGTTCCCTGATGAAGATGTAACTACACGTGGAGCTGTATCCATCGGCAGGCGACTGATGGACCCGCTCGCTGAGCTTGTGAAGATTGATCCGAAGAGTATCGGTGTAGGGCAATATCAGCATGATGTTGATCAGTCAAAACTCAAGCACTCACTCGATCAAACGGTGATGAGTTGTGTCAATTTGGTGGGTGTCAATCCCAATACGGCATCCCGTCACCTACTCACATACGTCAGCGGACTCGGTCCTGCCCTTGCCCAGAACATTATTGATTATCGCCGTGAGCATGGTGCCTTCACCTCACGTGCCCAGCTCAGGAAGGTGAAGCGTCTGGGCGACACGGCTTTCCAGCAATGCGCAGGCTTCCTCCGCATCCCCAATGCCAAGAACCCGCTCGACAACTCTGCCGTTCATCCCGAGAGCTATCACATCGTTGAGCAGATGGCGAAGGACCTGAGGTGTACGATAAAGGAACTGATTGGCAATAAGAAACTCTTGGCTGAAATTGATGTCAAGAGATACTTCACCCCAACCAGCCTCACCCCCTTACCCCCCTCTCCTTCAGAGAGGGGGAGTGCTGGATATAGTTCGCTGAAAAGTGGGAATAATAGCAAGCCTTCATCTTATGAAAGCAAAAATGAAGCTCCCTCTCTGAAGGAGAGGGTGGGGGGTGAGGCCACCCTCCACGACATCCTCACCGAACTTGAGAAGCCTGGCCGTGACCCACGTGGAGAGGTGGAAGTCTTCGAATTCGACAAGAATGTCCACACCCTCAACGACCTCATCGTAGGAATGGAACTCTCTGGCATCGTGACGAATATCACCAACTTTGGTGTCTTCGTTGACATCGGTGTCCATCAAGACGGCCTTGTCCACATCTCCCAGCTCTCCGACCGCTTCGTCACCGACCCCACACAAGTCGTACGCCTTCATCAGCACGTCCGTGTTCGTGTCGTCGAAGTCGATATGCGTCGCAAACGTATCGGGTTGAGTATGAAGAATATAAAACAATAA
- the rplT gene encoding 50S ribosomal protein L20, translated as MPRSVNHVASKAKRTRILKQTKGYYGARKNVWTVAKNTYEKGLTYAYRDRRNKKRNFRALWIQRINAAARLYDMSYSQLMGALHKAGIEINRKVLADLAVNNQEAFKAIVDKVK; from the coding sequence ATGCCAAGATCAGTCAATCATGTTGCTTCTAAAGCAAAGAGAACAAGAATTCTGAAGCAGACCAAGGGTTACTATGGTGCCCGCAAGAATGTCTGGACGGTAGCAAAGAACACCTATGAGAAGGGTTTGACTTATGCTTATCGTGACCGTCGTAACAAGAAGCGTAACTTCCGCGCATTGTGGATTCAGCGTATCAATGCTGCTGCTCGCCTTTATGACATGAGCTACAGCCAGTTGATGGGTGCATTGCACAAGGCTGGTATCGAGATTAACCGTAAGGTGCTCGCTGACCTTGCTGTTAACAATCAGGAAGCTTTCAAAGCTATTGTTGACAAGGTAAAGTAA